GGCCGGGCATGGAGAATCTCTTGTCACAACGTAACCCTGACGTTCATCCACCGCAGTTTCTTGTATAAATTAAGCCCGGTTTGCAAGCAGGGCTCAACACTGGACCTGGACTATCCTATAAAGAATATAATGAGGCGTACCAAATCGTAACACTTATATGGGACTACATGGAAGCTGATGATGGGTTTTCCGGACGCAAGGGTAGTCGCGGCAAGACCAACCAGGAGTACGCCGGAGCCTTGCCCTTGAAACATCTCATCCACCACCAGCTGCTTTGACCTTCTGGATAACCTGGCTAAACATGAGGCTGATGGCACGAAAATCGCCGCAGCTTTATGCACAGAGTTCTCCGCACCTGGCTTCCAAAACAAGCCGCGTATCTCCGTTGCGTCCGTCCGGAGAGGCGGCGAGATCATGTTTCCCCAGCCAAGCCGTAGCACGTAGCACGTAGCACGTCACCGCCTCACCGCCATCGCTTTGGACTTTTCTCCTGTCAAAGTTACCCAACGGATTAAAGagtatttttatatataaaaaccaAAGCAAAAGGGCACAGAGAGAGAAAGGCACAAAGCATAGGCATAGCCAAGCCAGCCTCGCCTAGCGCCTAGTGGCGCCTGAATCCTCTTTGGGTCACGAGAACTTTGGGGCCGGAAGAGTGAGTGCATCAGCATCTCGCATGGCAGGCATAGCACGTCACGGCAGATCAAAGTGTAAAAAGCCCACTTGGGCTTTGTCATCTGGAAGAAGCCTTTCTTGGATCTTGACCGCTTGTAATCATAATGTTTTGAAAATTAGCAGTAGTCACATTGCTCCAGATAAATTGAGAAGAAACATTGGGTTGCCAGGGCCAGGCAAAGGCTCAGGACGAAACAGAAACCGTATCAACAAATGTTCGGCTGTACTACTTTCAGCTTGTTTCAGAttgttttagcttattctctctcacagaatattATTGAATCATCCGAAACCATCCGAAATTCACTGTGCAGTGAACCATCCGAACACGCCGCCACCCACATGACCTAGTAGACACCAGTGCTTGAACAAGAGTGAGTGCTGGAGCTGGACCGATGTGGTGCTAGTGGGGATGGGCATGAGGGGAGGCAGATTAGTGTTGGTAAAAGGCCTTTTTGATAGTACAGTACTCCTGAAGAATCGAGGTGGCATGAGATTACAGCTCCCAAGGGGGACAAAAGGAAGTGGGCTGAGAATCAGCCCGGAACGAAAGTTCCGTCATGGTTTCCCAATTTAGGCCCCAGCCCTACTACTACTATCCGAAGGAAAAAGTTGGTTTTGCAGTAGCTGAAATGATCATTACGGTGGGGCAATGGTTTTGTTGTTTTCTCGTGTCCGCTCTTCATTGGTTCTTGGATGAGTATCCATCTACTGCCTTCTTCACTTTAGCACTCAGACGCCTCGTCAAAGAACGAAAGAAAGCTTCACGTTCACTGAACTAGCTACTCCATGTCCACTGTCCATGGAGCATCTAATCTCTTGTGTGGAGACTTTAACAAAGAGAAGGTGGGAATCAACAGAAAAGGCAAGTATTCTTCCAAACAAATGAATAAATAATTGTAATTGCAAGGACAGTTTGTTCAAACAAAGTACAGAGCAACAGCCCATGAGATGCTTCTCGCGCTATTTTACCCTCAGTTCTACCCGGCATCTGCCGAATCTAAACAAATGAAACCATCATTAACTTATCTACCACTAAGCAAAGCACCCCTGAGGCTCCCAGGATTATTCGGTTATAATTACAATCTCTTCAAGCTCTTCTTCCTTGCATCCATCTTCTTCTTATCAACTACTTTGACGGCATGTGGCGCATCCTTCTTGGGCACGCCGGATGCTCCTACAACAGGATCAGACGTAGCAGCATTCTGATCCAGAGAGTTTTTACCTAATGCTTTGGCCGCAGCAGAGGTAGATATCGTTTCTGATGCCAAAGGTGTGTTCTCACCGAGAACAACATTGGACTGGCCCACATTTAGAGCTGTGGTTGACTCAGAAATAACTCCGCTCTTCGATTTGTTCTTAGGTTTAATTGCGTGGATGCCAGTGTATAGCCTACATACAGAGCACAGAAATGGTCATCAGGAACTCGTTACAGCTTCAAAAGACCCGTTACAGCTTCAAAAGACACTTCAGTAAGGGATATGATCTGACATATGTAATTGTAGACAGTGCTTGCACACAATCATAATAATGTAACCTTCACCACAAAGGGGAAAAAGGTTGAGTGCTAGTCTAGGCTGATAACATGAAATTGAAAGTGAACCTTGCATGCCGTGCGTACTCCTCGTAGTTTTCAAGTAACATCTTTCCAGCTTGTTCATTGAGGGCAGATTCAGGAAATGGTTCAATCAGAAGGCATCTCACTACCTGACAAACATGTGAAAAAGCAATCCATAATAAGTTCGCGGCATGTTGTGATGTACTGACGATATTTGGATATCTGAGATAGATCAGACTTGAAAATTGATTACAAACACGTAACGCATTATCAGTAGAATAAGGACTAAGGGTGAGTGTGCTGTATTTTCAGCTTACCAGCAGAACATGTCTTAATCCAAGACCAGGATTCCAATCCTTCTTCAGTGTATTCACACATATCTCACCACTAGTTGCTATGTTTGGATGgaaaattttggtcaaaaagaatCCTGCAAGTAGAAAGCCAAATATTTTTAGTTAAATGCTTTACTAAAAGGAAAAAAATCTACTATGGAAGATTCTCAAAGTTTCAAAAGATAGCAACCTTTTGGAGGAGAATGAGGGAAGTCACGGGATAATAATAGCTTCATCCTGAATAATCCATTCTCGTATGGAGTTCCAGCTGCACCATGTTGCGATTCAGATTTTCAAAACATATTTAAGAAAGTAGTACAAGATAAAAGGAAACTTAgaaatttcaaagcaattcaagGTCTGTCGTAGCCACTGTCATAGGGCAAGCTTCATGATACTTAGCTCTAAACAGACAAGTTTATTAAAAATATATGGACAGACAAAAGACTAACACTACTTACTAAGCAAGTTCAACAGCATGAGCACCATAGATACATGCAAAATTAATCATTAAAGTAACAAAATAATGGCAGGTATAAAACCGATGTATCTTGACAATATCTTACCCGGACCCTCAATATCAGCAAAAATAGTGGTGAAGTCATCATCATTAACACTAACTTTGATCCCTTCTGGAGGTGAGTCATCAAGATTCTTCAATTCTTTAGCCAATTGTCGGATCACATTTGGTGGGAGGTTCTCGTTGGTTGCCTTC
The nucleotide sequence above comes from Miscanthus floridulus cultivar M001 chromosome 18, ASM1932011v1, whole genome shotgun sequence. Encoded proteins:
- the LOC136520957 gene encoding ubiquitin-conjugating enzyme E2 22-like isoform X3, which codes for MAINWITFWGEHDSNDICMWMSLKATNENLPPNVIRQLAKELKNLDDSPPEGIKVSVNDDDFTTIFADIEGPAGTPYENGLFRMKLLLSRDFPHSPPKGFFLTKIFHPNIATSGEICVNTLKKDWNPGLGLRHVLLVVRCLLIEPFPESALNEQAGKMLLENYEEYARHARLYTGIHAIKPKNKSKSGVISESTTALNVGQSNVVLGENTPLASETISTSAAAKALGKNSLDQNAATSDPVVGASGVPKKDAPHAVKVVDKKKMDARKKSLKRL
- the LOC136520957 gene encoding ubiquitin-conjugating enzyme E2 22-like isoform X4, which encodes MWMSLKATNENLPPNVIRQLAKELKNLDDSPPEGIKVSVNDDDFTTIFADIEGPAGTPYENGLFRMKLLLSRDFPHSPPKGFFLTKIFHPNIATSGEICVNTLKKDWNPGLGLRHVLLVVRCLLIEPFPESALNEQAGKMLLENYEEYARHARLYTGIHAIKPKNKSKSGVISESTTALNVGQSNVVLGENTPLASETISTSAAAKALGKNSLDQNAATSDPVVGASGVPKKDAPHAVKVVDKKKMDARKKSLKRL
- the LOC136520957 gene encoding ubiquitin-conjugating enzyme E2 22-like isoform X5; the encoded protein is MATNENLPPNVIRQLAKELKNLDDSPPEGIKVSVNDDDFTTIFADIEGPAGTPYENGLFRMKLLLSRDFPHSPPKGFFLTKIFHPNIATSGEICVNTLKKDWNPGLGLRHVLLVVRCLLIEPFPESALNEQAGKMLLENYEEYARHARLYTGIHAIKPKNKSKSGVISESTTALNVGQSNVVLGENTPLASETISTSAAAKALGKNSLDQNAATSDPVVGASGVPKKDAPHAVKVVDKKKMDARKKSLKRL
- the LOC136520957 gene encoding ubiquitin-conjugating enzyme E2 22-like isoform X2; protein product: MDNRDLLPEWRLIVLSLCQRYYSGTTGFISEVAEEAALKLSAAIASMATNENLPPNVIRQLAKELKNLDDSPPEGIKVSVNDDDFTTIFADIEGPAGTPYENGLFRMKLLLSRDFPHSPPKGFFLTKIFHPNIATSGEICVNTLKKDWNPGLGLRHVLLVVRCLLIEPFPESALNEQAGKMLLENYEEYARHARLYTGIHAIKPKNKSKSGVISESTTALNVGQSNVVLGENTPLASETISTSAAAKALGKNSLDQNAATSDPVVGASGVPKKDAPHAVKVVDKKKMDARKKSLKRL
- the LOC136520957 gene encoding ubiquitin-conjugating enzyme E2 22-like isoform X1, with the protein product MYPIVSNTINKFCNCTVLSLCQRYYSGTTGFISEVAEEAALKLSAAIASMATNENLPPNVIRQLAKELKNLDDSPPEGIKVSVNDDDFTTIFADIEGPAGTPYENGLFRMKLLLSRDFPHSPPKGFFLTKIFHPNIATSGEICVNTLKKDWNPGLGLRHVLLVVRCLLIEPFPESALNEQAGKMLLENYEEYARHARLYTGIHAIKPKNKSKSGVISESTTALNVGQSNVVLGENTPLASETISTSAAAKALGKNSLDQNAATSDPVVGASGVPKKDAPHAVKVVDKKKMDARKKSLKRL